The Parcubacteria group bacterium ADurb.Bin159 DNA segment TACCCCTTATAAGTTTTTGGTTGCTTCCCCAGAGATATTAATTTTAATCTTGCTTTTATAGGCTCCGGGTATTGCTCCTTTAAGAAAAATTATATTTTTCTCTTTATTTATATCAATAATTTCTAAATTTTTAATAGTTACCCCTTTTCCACCCATTCTTCCAGCCATTTTTATCCCTTTGAAAACGCGTTGTGGAGCAGTTGCCCCAATCGATCCCGGTGAACGATGGCCATGTTTTGTCCCGTGAGTAGCCGGCGCGCCATGAAATTTGTGCCTCTTCATCACTCCTTCAAAACCTTTTCCTTTAGACACTCCCTTAACATCTACTTTTTGACCAACAACTAAATCTCCCCATTCTTCCTTATCTTGATTTGAGTTTTGGGTTATAATTTGCACTTTAGTCACGGGAATAACTTTATCTTCTCTAAAAATTTGGGTCATCTCCAGTTTTTGAGCAAAAAATTGTTTTTGAGTCGAAACCATATTAAATTTCAAAAATTAGTAAAATTTTTGCTTGTATAAAAGGTTCTATAAGACAAAGACATTTTAAGAGGCTGTCCTCATTAATAAAACTGGGCATAAGCCCAGTCGCTCTTATATATTTATTATAATTTATTAATATATTTATATTAATAATTACATTTTTATTTCTATATTGACTGTATTCGGCAAATGAAGACTTTTAAGCGTTTCAATAGTTTCCGGGGTAAAGTCAGTTACATCTATCAACCGCTTATGCACCCGTATTTCATATTGATCGCGCGCATCTTTATGGACAAAAGAAGAACGCATAATAGTATATAATTTTTTCTCTGTGGGCAAAAAAATTGGTCCTATTGTTTTAGCGCCCGAGCGTTCCACTGCTTCCATAATTGTCTTCAATACTCCATCGATTACTCGATGGTCATAAGAGCGAATTTTAATTCTAATCTTTGGCTTATAACCAGCATTATCCTCTATCTTCGAGGAATTTTTTATTGCTTTTTTAGCCATCATGCTTTATTTTAATATCTTAGTAATAATTCCAGCGCCAACAGTTTTCCCACCTTCTCGGAAAGCGAATCTCTGCTGTTCTTCTATGGCTACTGGCTTTATTAATTTAACTTTAACTACTAAATTATCACCGGGCATAGCCATTTCTACTCCTTCGGGAAGAGTAACATCTCCTGTAACATCAGTCGTGCGAAGATAAACTTGAGGTTTATATCCAGAAAAAAATGGAGTGTGTCTGCCTCCTTCTTCTTTAGACAAAATATATAGTTGTCCTTCAAACTCAGTGTGAGGGGTAATTGCTCCGGGTTTACATATCACTTGCCCTCGTTCAACCTGATCTTTTTTGGTCCCCCGTAAAAGTATACCCGCATTATCTCCTGCTTGTCCTTCATCTAATGATTTTCTAAACATTTCAATACCGGTAACTACTGTTTTTTGTGTAGGGCGCAAACCAACAATTTCAATTTCATCATTTAATTTAACAACCCCTTTTTCAATCCTCCCTGTAACTACAGTTCCTCTCCCTTCTATAGAGAAAATATCTTCAATGGGCATAAGAAATGGTTTTTCAATATCCCTTTTCGGCTCAGGAATATAATTATCTACCGCTTCCACTAATTTCAAAATCGGTCCGCAATTAGGACAATCAGCTTTTCCACAGCCGCATTCTAACGCTTTCAACGCCGAACCCTCAATGATAGGAATTTCGTCTCCGGGAAAATCATATTTTTTTAACAAATCTCTAATCTCTTCTTTATCCAATTCAATCATTTCTTTTTTATCTTTTTCTTCTAAAGCGTCAACTTTATTTAGAAAAACAACAATCGCCGGCACACCAACTTGTCGAGCTAAAAGCAAGTGTTCTCTTGTTTGGGGCATTGGTCCATCAGGAGCAGAAACAACTAAAATTGCTCCGTCCATCTGCGCTGCCCCGGTAATCATATTTTTAATATAATCAGCATGCCCCGGGCAATCAATATGAGCATAGTGCCTTTTATCGGTTTCGTATTCTACGTGAGATAAGGCAATAGTAATACCCCTTTGTTTTTCTTCCGGAGCGTTAT contains these protein-coding regions:
- the tufA gene encoding Elongation factor Tu, with amino-acid sequence MAEKAKFERTKPHVNVGTIGHVDHGKTTLTAAILKCLIAAGKKAENRSVDQIDNAPEEKQRGITIALSHVEYETDKRHYAHIDCPGHADYIKNMITGAAQMDGAILVVSAPDGPMPQTREHLLLARQVGVPAIVVFLNKVDALEEKDKKEMIELDKEEIRDLLKKYDFPGDEIPIIEGSALKALECGCGKADCPNCGPILKLVEAVDNYIPEPKRDIEKPFLMPIEDIFSIEGRGTVVTGRIEKGVVKLNDEIEIVGLRPTQKTVVTGIEMFRKSLDEGQAGDNAGILLRGTKKDQVERGQVICKPGAITPHTEFEGQLYILSKEEGGRHTPFFSGYKPQVYLRTTDVTGDVTLPEGVEMAMPGDNLVVKVKLIKPVAIEEQQRFAFREGGKTVGAGIITKILK
- the rpsJ gene encoding 30S ribosomal protein S10, translated to MMAKKAIKNSSKIEDNAGYKPKIRIKIRSYDHRVIDGVLKTIMEAVERSGAKTIGPIFLPTEKKLYTIMRSSFVHKDARDQYEIRVHKRLIDVTDFTPETIETLKSLHLPNTVNIEIKM
- the rplC gene encoding 50S ribosomal protein L3, translated to MVSTQKQFFAQKLEMTQIFREDKVIPVTKVQIITQNSNQDKEEWGDLVVGQKVDVKGVSKGKGFEGVMKRHKFHGAPATHGTKHGHRSPGSIGATAPQRVFKGIKMAGRMGGKGVTIKNLEIIDINKEKNIIFLKGAIPGAYKSKIKINISGEATKNL